In a single window of the Candidatus Rokuibacteriota bacterium genome:
- a CDS encoding ABC transporter substrate-binding protein, which yields MGPHLKSRMVPPHRRIAVLLIAAVLTLGVAQGVAGQPTSAGEVVVAWHVTLAPTWFDPSTAPPQITPFGLLYAIHDALLRPLPGKKMANTLAESWTESPDGLVYEFKLRRGLKFHNGDPVTAEDVKFSFERYKGAGARELQGRVEHVEVVDPLTVRFRLKAPWPDFMTFYGTTATAAGIVVPKKYVTQVGDEGFRKHPIGAGPYKFVSHKPGVEVVLEANAGYWRHVPHVKRLIMKSVPEGTTRLAMLKKGEADIGVAFDGQEAEDVKRDPRLTLVATRHASIFWLEFADQWDPKSPWHDKRLRLAVNYALNRKAISDAACVGLCPPAGVIVPRVMDFALQVAPPPYDPQKAKQLLADAGYPNGMDGGELVPIPPFFTVAEAAVNDLNAIGIRVKMRPVERATFYTQWREKKLKGLFITAAGNSGNAASRVAEFIYSKGSYSYGGYPDIDELFQQQARERDPAKREALLHRIQQLTVDRVMFAPIMDLRALMGVGPRLADHTITAIPMYPFPSYEDMRLKAQ from the coding sequence ATGGGTCCACATCTGAAATCCCGCATGGTCCCACCACATCGTCGGATCGCCGTGCTGCTCATAGCAGCTGTGCTGACCCTGGGCGTCGCCCAGGGGGTTGCCGGCCAGCCGACCTCGGCGGGGGAGGTGGTCGTTGCCTGGCATGTCACCCTCGCCCCGACCTGGTTCGACCCGTCCACCGCGCCGCCACAGATCACCCCCTTTGGGCTGCTTTATGCGATCCACGATGCGCTGCTCCGCCCGCTGCCGGGGAAAAAGATGGCCAACACCCTGGCGGAGTCGTGGACGGAGAGCCCGGACGGGCTGGTGTACGAGTTCAAGCTGCGCCGCGGGCTCAAGTTTCACAACGGCGACCCGGTCACCGCCGAGGACGTGAAGTTCAGCTTCGAGCGTTACAAAGGGGCGGGCGCCAGGGAACTGCAGGGACGCGTCGAGCACGTGGAGGTCGTCGATCCCCTGACGGTGCGCTTCCGTCTGAAAGCGCCCTGGCCGGACTTCATGACCTTCTATGGGACCACGGCTACGGCCGCCGGGATCGTCGTTCCCAAGAAATATGTCACGCAGGTCGGGGACGAGGGCTTCAGGAAACATCCCATCGGGGCCGGCCCCTATAAGTTCGTGAGCCACAAGCCCGGCGTGGAGGTGGTGCTGGAAGCCAACGCCGGGTACTGGCGGCATGTGCCCCACGTCAAGCGGCTCATCATGAAGAGCGTCCCTGAAGGGACCACGCGCCTGGCGATGCTGAAGAAGGGAGAGGCCGACATCGGCGTCGCCTTTGATGGGCAGGAGGCCGAGGACGTGAAGCGCGATCCGCGTCTGACGCTGGTGGCCACGCGGCATGCGTCCATCTTCTGGCTCGAGTTCGCCGACCAGTGGGACCCCAAGTCGCCGTGGCACGACAAGCGCCTGCGGCTGGCGGTGAACTATGCCCTGAACCGCAAGGCGATCAGCGACGCCGCCTGTGTGGGCCTGTGCCCGCCCGCCGGGGTCATCGTGCCCCGCGTGATGGACTTTGCCCTGCAGGTGGCGCCGCCGCCCTACGACCCCCAGAAGGCGAAGCAGTTGCTCGCCGACGCCGGCTATCCCAACGGGATGGACGGCGGGGAGCTGGTGCCGATTCCGCCCTTCTTCACGGTGGCGGAGGCCGCGGTGAACGATCTGAACGCGATCGGGATCCGGGTGAAGATGCGACCGGTGGAGCGCGCGACCTTCTACACCCAGTGGCGGGAGAAGAAGCTCAAGGGCCTGTTCATCACCGCAGCGGGGAACTCGGGCAACGCGGCCAGCCGCGTCGCGGAATTCATTTACTCCAAGGGAAGCTATTCCTACGGAGGATATCCCGACATCGACGAGCTGTTCCAGCAGCAGGCACGGGAGCGGGATCCCGCCAAGCGCGAAGCCTTGCTCCATCGCATCCAGCAGCTCACGGTCGACCGGGTGATGTTCGCGCCGATCATGGACTTGCGGGCGCTGATGGGGGTCGGGCCGCGGCTGGCCGACCACACGATCACCGCGATCCCGATGTACCCTTTCCCCTCCTATGAGGACATGCGGCTCAAGGCGCAATAG
- a CDS encoding iron-containing alcohol dehydrogenase codes for MAPERSDIVKGVTLPTETVFVMEMSPIKFGLGATDEIGYDLRRLGVSKALIFTDGNLAALGLPERVRGLLGEEGIKAETYDGVEIEPTDRSMEEAAAWARTKEFDGLVAVGGGSAIDTGKAVNLLTCYPAPLLDYVNKPVGKGIPVPGPLRPLVAVPTTAGTGSETTAVAVTHVVDQGIKAGISHRLLRPALGVVDPLNTLSAPAEVTAAAGCDILTHAIESYTTRPYDARPKHHPPDRPAYIGANPASDIWCEKAIEYVGRYLRRAVLNPLDLEARTHLALAANYAGIGFGNAGVHIPHALAYPIAGLVRDYLPTGYRVSHPLVPHGVSVILTAPAAFRFTYPTSLERHLRAAELMGFSTAGLAEGEWGEALPRALAQLMRDVGIPNGLTAVGYGERDIAALVEGTLRQPRLLAGAPRPVGAVDLEAILHDSMRCW; via the coding sequence ATGGCTCCTGAGCGGAGTGATATTGTGAAAGGCGTGACGCTTCCCACCGAGACCGTGTTCGTGATGGAGATGTCGCCGATCAAGTTCGGCCTGGGTGCCACCGACGAGATCGGGTACGACCTGCGCCGGCTCGGCGTGAGCAAGGCCCTGATCTTCACCGACGGGAACCTGGCCGCCCTCGGCCTGCCGGAACGGGTCCGCGGGCTCCTGGGCGAGGAGGGGATCAAGGCCGAGACCTATGACGGGGTCGAGATCGAGCCGACCGACCGGTCGATGGAGGAGGCTGCCGCCTGGGCCCGCACCAAGGAGTTCGACGGGCTCGTCGCGGTGGGGGGCGGCAGCGCCATCGACACCGGCAAGGCCGTCAACCTCCTCACCTGCTACCCGGCGCCCCTCCTCGACTACGTGAACAAGCCGGTGGGCAAGGGCATCCCGGTACCGGGGCCGCTGCGCCCCCTCGTCGCGGTGCCCACCACCGCCGGGACCGGAAGCGAGACGACGGCCGTCGCGGTGACCCACGTGGTCGACCAGGGCATCAAGGCCGGGATCTCCCACCGCCTGCTGCGCCCCGCCCTCGGCGTGGTGGATCCCTTGAACACCCTCAGCGCGCCCGCCGAAGTCACCGCCGCCGCCGGCTGCGACATCCTCACCCACGCCATCGAGTCGTACACGACGCGTCCCTACGACGCCCGCCCCAAGCACCATCCGCCTGACCGGCCCGCCTACATCGGCGCCAACCCGGCCAGCGATATCTGGTGCGAGAAGGCCATCGAGTACGTGGGGCGCTACCTCCGGCGCGCCGTCCTCAACCCGCTCGACCTCGAGGCGCGCACGCACCTGGCCCTGGCGGCGAACTACGCCGGGATCGGGTTTGGGAACGCCGGGGTCCACATTCCCCATGCCCTCGCCTACCCGATCGCGGGGCTCGTGCGCGACTACCTCCCCACCGGCTACCGGGTGAGCCACCCGCTCGTCCCCCACGGCGTGTCGGTGATCCTGACCGCGCCCGCCGCCTTCCGGTTCACCTACCCGACCTCGCTCGAGCGGCACCTGCGCGCCGCCGAGCTGATGGGCTTTTCGACAGCCGGACTCGCCGAGGGCGAGTGGGGGGAGGCGCTGCCCCGGGCCCTCGCCCAGCTCATGCGCGACGTGGGGATCCCCAACGGCCTCACCGCGGTGGGCTACGGCGAGCGCGACATCGCCGCGCTTGTCGAGGGCACGCTCCGGCAGCCGCGGCTCCTGGCCGGGGCGCCGCGCCCGGTCGGGGCGGTCGACCTCGAGGCCATCCTGCACGACTCGATGCGCTGCTGGTGA